From the Arvicola amphibius chromosome 2, mArvAmp1.2, whole genome shotgun sequence genome, one window contains:
- the Cd4 gene encoding T-cell surface glycoprotein CD4, with amino-acid sequence MNQGVSFRHLLLVLQLAQLPAVLQGKTVVVGKAGNTVDLPCKSSQKNVFFIWKLSDQTRILGSQNNFLTRAQSERFSRFDSRKSSWDKGSFPLVINKLKIEDSGIYICEVDTRKTEVELLVFKVTASPGTHLLQGQSLTLTLESSPKVTDFSIECTCPSKRNFSSSKALTVPNLSIQDNGIWSCKVVLNKQNDTLSMKISVLGFQKASTTVFKNEGESADFSFPLNLGDESLQGELRWKAEKAPSPQPWITFSLENKKVSLQKTTGNLKLQLAETLPLHLKIPQVSLETAGSGNLILTLAKGTLRHEVNLVVMKLAQKDNSLTCEVKGPTSSKMQLTLKKDNQENRVTKEKVLQVPTPEAGLWQCLLNEGNEVKMSSDIQILSRGLNQNQPMFLAVVLGGTFGFLAFIGLCILCCLKCRHQQRQAERMSQIKRLLSEKKTCQCPHRMQKTQNFI; translated from the exons TTAGGCACTTGCTCCTGGTGCTGCAGCTGG CACAGCTCCCAGCTGTCCTTCAAGGCAAGACTGTGGTGGTGGGCAAAGCAGGGAACACGGTGGACCTGCCCTGTAAAAGTTCCCAGAAGAACGTGTTCTTCATCTGGAAGCTCTCTGACCAGACGAGGATTCTGGGGAGTCAGAATAACTTTCTGACTAGAG CTCAGTCTGAGCGGTTCAGCCGTTTTGATTCGAGAAAATCCTCATGGGATAAAGGATCGTTTCCTCTCGTCATCAATAAACTTAAGATAGAAGACTCGGGCATTTACATTTGTGAGGTGGATACCAGGAAGACAGAGGTGGAGCTGTTGGTGTTCAAAG TGACTGCCAGCCCGGGCACCCACCTGCTGCAGGGGCAGAGTCTGACCCTGACCTTGGAAAGCAGCCCTAAGGTCACTGACTTCTCAATTGAGTGCACGTGCCCGAGCAAGAGAAATTTCAGTAGCTCTAAAGCCCTCACCGTGCCCAACCTAAGCATTCAGGACAATGGCATCTGGTCCTGCAAGGTAGTCCTGAACAAGCAAAATGATACATTATCTATGAAGATCTCTGTGCTGG GTTTCCAGAAGGCATCTACCACAGTCTTTAAGAATGAGGGGGAGTCAGCGGACTTTTCCTTCCCCCTTAACTTGGGTGATGAAAGCCTTCAGGGGGAGCTgaggtggaaggcagagaaggccccctccccccagccttgGATCACCTTCTCCCTGGAGAACAAGAAGGTGTCCCTGCAAAAGACCACAGGCAACCTCAAGCTCCAGCTGGCAGAAACACTCCCACTCCACCTCAAGATACCCCAGGTCTCACTTGAGACCGCTGGCTCTGGGAACCTGATTCTAACTCTGGCCAAAGGAACACTACGTCACGAAGTGAACCTGGTGGTGATGAAAT TGGCTCAGAAAGACAACTCTTTGACCTGTGAGGTGAAGGGACCCACCTCCTCCAAGATGCAACTGACCCTGAAGAAGGATAATCAGGAGAACAGGGTTACCAAGGAGAAGGTGCTCCAAGTGCCAACCCCTGAGGCAGGGCTGTGGCAGTGTCTCCTGAATGAAGGGAATGAGGTCAAGATGAGCTCCGATATCCAGA ttttatCCAGAGGGTTGAACCAGAACCAGCCAATGTTCCTGGCTGTCGTGCTGGGAGGCACCTTCGGCTTTCTGGCCTTCATCGGGCTCTGCATCCTCTGCTGTCTCAAGTGCCGTCATCAACAG CGCCAGGCAGAACGGATGTCTCAGATCAAGAGGCTCCTGAGTGAGAAGAAGACCTGCCAGTGTCCCCA cCGGATGCAGAAGACTCAGAATTTCATTTGA
- the Gpr162 gene encoding probable G-protein coupled receptor 162 — protein sequence MARGALGAEEASLRSNALSWLACGLLALLANAWIILSISAKQQKHKPLELLLCFLAGTHILMAAVPLTTFAVVQLRRQASSDYDWNESICKVFVSTYYTLALATCFTVASLSYHRMWMVRWPVNYRLSNAKKQALHAVMGIWMVSFILSTLPSIGWHNNGERYYARGCQFIVSKIGLGFGVCFSLLLLGGIVMGLVCVAITFYQTLWARPRRARQARKAGGSVGAKVGGLGGLGTRPAFEVPAIVVEDTRGKRRSSLDGSESAKTSLQVTNLVSAIVFLYDSLTGVPILVVSFFSLKSDSAPPWMVLAVLWCSMAQTLLLPSFIWSCERYRADVRTVWEQCVAIMSEDDGDDDGACDDCTDGRVCKIRFDANGATGSGGRDPSQVKLLPGRHMLFPPLERVHYLQVPLSRRLSHDETNIFSTPRAPGSFLHKWSSSDDIRVLPAQSRALGGPPEYLGQRHRLEDEEDEEEAEGGGLASLRQFLESGVLGSGGGPPRGPGFFREEITTFIDETPLPSPAASPGPSPRRPRPLGFSPRRLSLGSPDSRAVGLPLGLSAGRRCSLTGSEGSSRAWGRPWGPGNPIFPQLTL from the exons ATGGCTCGGGGTGCCCTGGGGGCAGAAGAGGCCTCCCTCCGCTCAAACGCActgtcctggctggcctgtggGCTCCTGGCCCTGCTGGCTAATGCCTGGATCATCCTTAGCATTTCGGCCAAACAGCAGAAGCACAAGCCGCTGGAGttgctgctctgcttcctggcgGGCACGCATATACTCATGGCGGCTGTGCCCCTCACCACCTTTGCCGTGGTGCAGCTCCGGCGCCAGGCGTCCTCTGACTATGACTGGAACGAGAGCATCTGCAAGGTCTTTGTGTCCACCTACTACACGCTGGCCCTGGCCACCTGCTTCACAGTGGCCTCCCTCTCCTACCATCGCATGTGGATGGTGCGCTGGCCCGTCAACTACCGCCTCAGCAACGCCAAGAAGCAGGCCCTGCATGCCGTCATGGGCATCTGGATGGTCAGCTTCATCCTTTCCACCCTGCCCTCCATAGGCTGGCATAACAACGGCGAGCGCTACTATGCCCGAGGCTGCCAGTTCATAGTCTCCAAGATTGGTCTCGGCTTTGGTGTTTGCTTcagcctcttgcttcttgggGGCATTGTCATGGGTTTGGTCTGCGTGGCTATCACTTTCTATCAAACACTGTGGGCCCGGCCCCGGAGGGCTCGGCAGGCCCGGAAAGCTGGGGGCAGTGTGGGAGCCAAAGTGGGTGGGCTGGGGGGCTTGGGTACCCGACCGGCTTTTGAGGTGCCAGCCATTGTGGTGGAGGATACTCGAGGGAAGCGGCGGTCCTCATTGGATGGCTCGGAATCTGCCAAGACATCTTTGCAGGTCACCAACTTGGTCAGCGCTATCGTCTTTCTCTACGACTCACTCACGGGGGTGCCCATCTTG GTGGTGAGCTTCTTCTCCTTGAAGTCTGACTCGGCTCCACCATGGATGGTGCTGGCTGTGCTGTGGTGCTCCATGGCACAGACGCTGCTCCTGCCCTCCTTCATCTGGTCCTGTGAGCGCTACCGCGCCGACGTGCGCACGGTGTGGGAGCAGTGTGTGGCTATCATGTCGGAGGACGATGGCGATGACG aCGGAGCCTGTGATGACTGCACAGATGGCCGAGTCTGCAAAATTCGCTTTGATGCCAACGGGGCCACAGGGTCAGGGGGTCGGGACCCCAGCCAGGTGAAACTGCTCCCTGGACGGCACATGCTGTTCCCGCCTCTCGAGAGAGTACACTACTTACAG gtCCCTTTGTCCCGCCGGTTGTCCCATGATGAGACCAACATTTTTTCTACTCCTCGGGCACCAGGCTCCTTTCTGCACAAATGGTCATCATCCGATGATATCCGGGTCCTCCCAGCCCAGAGCCGAGCCCTTGGGGGCCCTCCTGAATACCTGGGACAGAGACACAggctggaggatgaggaggatgaggaagaggctgAAGGCGGGGGCTTAGCCAGTCTTCGCCAGTTCCTAGAAAGTGGGGTTCTGGGGTCAGGTGGGGGACCCCCACGAGGCCCTGGTTTCTTCCGAGAGGAGATCACCACTTTCATCGATGAGACACCTCTGCCTTCTCCAGCTGCCTCACCAGGACCCTCTCCCCGTAGGCCCAGACCACTGGGTTTTTCACCTCGACGCCTCTCCCTTGGGTCTCCTGATAGCCGAGCTGTTGGGCTTCCTTTGGGGCTAAGTGCAGGGAGACGCTGCTCTTTGACAGGGAGCGAGGGGAGTTCAAGGGCTTGGGGAAGACCCTGGGGCCCAGGCAACCCCATCTTCCCTCAGCTGACCCTGTGA